CAATCGCAACGGCCATCACTAGAGGAGGCGATCCCCTAGAGGACCCCCAGTGGGGCGGTCCCTCACCGTCTCGCCACAGTAGCGGAGTCTCCTACACCTACTAGGCCGCCGCACGGCACTATCCGGCGCCCGGGCATCAAGCTCGGGCGCCGGTCTCCTTTTAGGCGCCACACACCGCCATCCCCAGCCCAACCAAACTGATTGTCCAAATCTCCATATTTCGTTAAAATTGTCCAATTATGAAAACCGTCTTTGTTGGCCTCAGCGGGGGAGTCGATTCCTCGGTATCTGCTGCCCTGCTTCAGCAGCAAGGGTATAACGTCGTGGGCGTCTACATGAAGAATTGGACCGCCGACGTTGCCGGCGTGGCCTGCCCCTGGAGGCAAGACCTGGCCGACGCCCGCGCGGCCGCGGCCAAGCTCGACATCCCGTTCCAGGTGTTCGACTTCCAGGCCGAGTACCGGCAGCACGTTGTAGATGTAATGGTGGCCGAGTACCAAGCCGGCCGCACGCCCAACCCTGATATTCTCTGCAACCAGGAAATTAAGTTCAAACTCTTCCTCCAATCAGCCTTAGCCGCCGGCGCCGACCTCATCGCCACCGGCCACTACGCGCGCACCGAGGACGGCCGCCTGCTCACCGCCGCCGACACCGCCAAGGACCAAACCTACTTCCTCTACCGCGTCACTCCCGAGGCCCTCGAGCGCACTCTCTTTCCGCTGGCCGGCCTCGCCAAGCCCGAAGTACGTCGCCTGGCTACCAAATTTGGCCTACCTACAGCCAAAAAACCCGACTCCCAAGGCATCTGCTTCATCGGCGAGGTCGGCCTGCGCGAATTCCTCAGCCAATACATCACCGCTACCGCCGGCCCCATCGTTGACGCCGCCGGCCACGAACTCGGCCAGCACCAAGGCGCCGTGTTCTACACTATCGGCCAGCGCCATGGCCTCGGCCTAGGCGGCGGCGAGCCGTACTACGTGACGGGCAAAGATATGGCCACCAACACCGTTTACGTTACCACCGACCCCGTCGACGCCGCCCTCGAAACCGACCACTGCACCATCACCGACGTCCATTGGATCGGCCCCGCCCCCCAAGCCGGTCGCACCTACCAACTCCGCAGCCGCCACCGCGCCGCGTTCATCGATTGCACGCTCGAGGCCGGCCACCGCGGCACCTACGCCATCAAGCTGGCCCACCCCGAGCGCGCCCTCACCCCCGGCCAATCCGCCGTGATCTACGACGGCCAGCGAGTCCTCGGCGGCGGCATTGTCGCCTAAGCTGCCCATATATATCTGATCCGATCCCGCGTACAATGATCCCGTCCCAACTGCGAAGGGAGGTGAAATGAACGTAGCCACCGCAGCGTGGTTGGGATTGGCGGGTGTTATAACCTCCTGAGCCCCGGCTGACTGACAGTTTCGGGCCTGGTATCAAATAACGAGGGGCGCCCGCCTCTTCCTTGGGAATTATCGTAAATTAGGCTAAAATACCCCCCATGAATACCAGCGAAATCCGCGCCGCCTATCTCAAATTCTTCGCCGACCGTGGTCATGCGGTGATTCCGCGCGCCAACCTCGTGCCCAAAGAAGACGCCACCACCCTTTTCACCGGCTCCGGCATGCAGCCCATGATTCCGTATCTGCTGGGCGAAAAGCACCCCGATGGCGTTCGCCTGGCCGACTCCCAAGTCTGCTTCCGCGCCGAGGACATCGACGAAGTCGGGGACAACCGCCACACCACGGCCTTCGAAATGCTCGGCAACTGGAGCCTGGGCGACTACTTCAAGGCCGAGCAAATCCCCTGGATGTGGGAGTTCCTGACCGAAGTCGTCGGCCTCAACCCCGCCAAGCTCTACGTCACCTGTTTCATCGGCGCCCCCGAGTACGGCATCCCCAAAGATACCGAAGCCGCCGAGATGTGGCAGAAATTATTCAAATCCAAAGCCCTTGAGGCCAAAGCCGCCGACATCGGCTCTGAAGCCGACGGCTACCAGCGCGGTATCAAACCCGGTGAGCGCATCTTCTACTACGACGGCTCCAAAAACTGGTGGAGCCGCAACGGCGGCCCCGAAACGACGCCCGTCGGCGACCCCTGCGGACCCGATTCTGAGATGTTCTACGACTTTGGCACGCCCCACGATCCCAACTTCGGCGAGCACTGCCACCCCAACTGCGACTGTGGCCGTTTCATGGAGATCGGCAACAACGTCTTCATGGCCTACAAAAAGGTGGAGGATAGTAAGTTCGAACCCCTGACCCTCCCCAACATCGACCACGGCTCCGGCCTCGAGCGCATCGCCGCCGCGGCCATCGACGACCCCGACTTCTTCAAAATCAGCGTGCACTACCCGGTAATCCAAAAACTCGAGCAAATCTCCGGCTTCAGATACGATCAAAACCCGCAGGCCATGCGCATCATCACCGACCACCTCAAGGGCGCCGTCTTCCTGGCTGCCGATGGGGTCGTGCCGTCCAACACCGCCCAGGGCTACGTGATGCGCCGCTTCCTGCGCCGCGCCATCCGCCAAGCCCTCGCCCTCGACCTGCGCCAAGACTTTCTCGAGCTCGTCGTCCCCGTCATCACCGAAGCTTATCGCGACGACTTCCCCGAAGTGGCGGCGCAGGAAGAGTCCATCATTCACCTGCTCGTGCAAGAAGAGCGCCAATTCCGCACCACACTCCTCAAGGGCGAACACGAATTCCGCAAACTCGCCGGCGATGAGCTCAGTGGCGCAACTATTTTTGTTCTATTCGACACCTACGGCTTTCCCGCCGAACTCTCGCTCGAATCAGCCCATGAACAAAAAATTCCCGTAAATTCGCACTGGAAAGCCGAATTCGACGCCCTACTCCGCGAACAAAAAGACCGCTCCCGCACCGCCACCGTCGGCCAATTCAAGGGCGGCCTGGCCGACCACTCCGACACGAGCGTCAAATACCACACTGCCACGCACCTCATGTACAAGGCGCTGCGGCTCGTGCTGGGCGACCATGTCATTCAGCGCGGGAGCAACATCACCCCCGAGCGCCTGCGCTTCGACTTTAGCCACCCCGACAAAATGACCCCGGAGCAAATCGCCGAAGTCGAGAAAATCGTCAACGACAACATCGCCAAAGACTGGCCCATGGCATTCCGCGAAATCTCCACCGAGCAAGCCTTCAAAGAGGGCGCGCTCGGCGCCTTTGGCGACAAATACGGCGACACCGTCAAGGTCTACACCGCCGGCGACCCGATGGGGGAGTGGTACTCCAAAGAAATTTGCGGCGGTCCCCACGTAGAGCACACCGGCGCACTGGCCGACGGCGGCAAAAAGTTTAAGATCAAAAAAGAAGAATCCAGCTCCGCCGGCATCCGCCGCATCAAGGCCGTACTGGAATAATGGAGTCTCAAAAAGCGGTTTCGGCCGGTTCCCCTGAGGAGAACCGGCCGTTCCGAGACGCATTCAGTTGCCGCTGCGGCGTTTGCCGAATCCCAGCACCACGACGAAAACACCGACTCCGGTCAGTATCGATATGTCCAGGATATGTCCATGCGCCTGGGCCGAAAGCGCCTGACATGTCTCAACGAGCTCCTGGGTTGCCGGATGGGCGCAGTGGGGTAGGGTCGTATATTTGGAGATGATAAGCTGGTAGCTTCCTTCCGCGGAGACGACGCCTAGGACCAGCGCTATTATCACGAGCATCTCTTGAACCTCCGTAGTGCGTCAAGCCGTGGTGGCGCTGAGGCTAGGCGGACGAGCGTGCATCTCGAGCGGGATGGTGGCAGACCTACGATCCGCGGGTATGGGAAGCGATCCTGACATCCAGTCCGCCGCACCGTACTGATGCGCCACTGATGGCTAGGGCAACCAATACTGCCGGCGTGAGCGACCTTGGGATGTGACCGACTCAGCGAACTCCCTGGGCAAAATGCAACCTGAACGCAAGAATTATAAAATATATACTAATAAAGTCAAGCAGCTTAATCATAAAACCCGCTTAGACAGCGAGAGCCGGCTCCCCCGCAGGGGAACCGGCTTCGTCCGTTGTACGTATCGGGCCGCCCGGTGGGAGCGGCGTGGGGTGAGATGTGGCGGTCAGGCGGTCGGCCGGCGATGGAACAGCCAGCAGTAAAGTCGGTAGGTCGCCCTCTCCACGGGTTGGGAGGTCCAGATCAGGAATACCCCGCCCTCCACACCGATTACAACCAGCGCGACGAGGATCACCCCCACCCTGTGCCAGAATGTGTAGTCGTCCTGGATGCAGCCCGCGAGGCCAAAACTGGCATCGGCCGGCGAGCATCCCGTCAGGGTGTCGAGGATGTGCGGGACGATCAGCAGGCCGGCCGCGATGCCTATGCCTATGACTACCACCCACCCGGCCACCCATCGGGCGTTCGAATTGCGGATTCTCATCCTTTGCTCCGTTTCTAGCGGTGGTTGGGTTGAGGTAACTCAGGCGCTCACGGGCACCACGTGCCTGGACACGCCGGTTGTCGATTCGACGTGGGTGGCAGCGGGCCGGCGGGCAAACTCAAGGGCCAGCCAGCCGTAGCGCAGTCCCCCCGCCATCAGCACGGCGGCCGTTACGGGGAGCGTCCAGCCCCCGCCATACACGAACCCGATGGGCCATGCGAAAGCGGTGGGGCGGGCGAGGGTGGTCCGCGACAGCAGTTCGGTCGCCAGGGCGACCAGTAGAACGGTGGTGGCGACGGCGAAGTGGAAAACGGCGCGACGGGTCACGGGACCGGCCTTTCTCGAAGTCTCGATGTAATGAGCGTACACGAACCTGCACATATTAACATAAATATCATAAAAAGTCAACGACAAGCCCCCGACGGGAACGCGGCCAGTGGCTGTCGTCCCGTCGGGGGCGGGGCTCGCGCGATCGTCGCGGAGCCGATGGATGTGGACACTAGTGGTGGAAGCGGATGATCGCGAGCACGATATCCGTGCCGATCACCACGCCCGCTGCAGTACCGGTCAGATACAGGCTGTATCGAGCCAGCATGGTCACCCTCGCGTTCCGAAGACGGCCCGTCTGGCGACGCTCGTCAAAGAACGCGACGCGCTGGGCCAGCTGCTGGATATCCGCCTTCGTGAGGATCACCTTTGAGGCCTCGGCCAATGTGTCCTGCAGGGTCAAAAGCTCCCGCTTGAGCACCCGCCGGTGGTGGGCCAGGGCCCGGAAGCACAGCTCCATCGCCAGCCCGGCCATCAAAATGGCCAGCCCGAGCAGAATCTGCGCCGCCCACAGCGAGCCGACTGGTAGTGCAGGGCTCAGCCGCGAGAGCGCCTCGCTGTAGAAGAGCACCAGGGCTCCCA
This portion of the Candidatus Saccharimonadia bacterium genome encodes:
- the mnmA gene encoding tRNA 2-thiouridine(34) synthase MnmA, whose translation is MKTVFVGLSGGVDSSVSAALLQQQGYNVVGVYMKNWTADVAGVACPWRQDLADARAAAAKLDIPFQVFDFQAEYRQHVVDVMVAEYQAGRTPNPDILCNQEIKFKLFLQSALAAGADLIATGHYARTEDGRLLTAADTAKDQTYFLYRVTPEALERTLFPLAGLAKPEVRRLATKFGLPTAKKPDSQGICFIGEVGLREFLSQYITATAGPIVDAAGHELGQHQGAVFYTIGQRHGLGLGGGEPYYVTGKDMATNTVYVTTDPVDAALETDHCTITDVHWIGPAPQAGRTYQLRSRHRAAFIDCTLEAGHRGTYAIKLAHPERALTPGQSAVIYDGQRVLGGGIVA
- a CDS encoding alanine--tRNA ligase gives rise to the protein MNTSEIRAAYLKFFADRGHAVIPRANLVPKEDATTLFTGSGMQPMIPYLLGEKHPDGVRLADSQVCFRAEDIDEVGDNRHTTAFEMLGNWSLGDYFKAEQIPWMWEFLTEVVGLNPAKLYVTCFIGAPEYGIPKDTEAAEMWQKLFKSKALEAKAADIGSEADGYQRGIKPGERIFYYDGSKNWWSRNGGPETTPVGDPCGPDSEMFYDFGTPHDPNFGEHCHPNCDCGRFMEIGNNVFMAYKKVEDSKFEPLTLPNIDHGSGLERIAAAAIDDPDFFKISVHYPVIQKLEQISGFRYDQNPQAMRIITDHLKGAVFLAADGVVPSNTAQGYVMRRFLRRAIRQALALDLRQDFLELVVPVITEAYRDDFPEVAAQEESIIHLLVQEERQFRTTLLKGEHEFRKLAGDELSGATIFVLFDTYGFPAELSLESAHEQKIPVNSHWKAEFDALLREQKDRSRTATVGQFKGGLADHSDTSVKYHTATHLMYKALRLVLGDHVIQRGSNITPERLRFDFSHPDKMTPEQIAEVEKIVNDNIAKDWPMAFREISTEQAFKEGALGAFGDKYGDTVKVYTAGDPMGEWYSKEICGGPHVEHTGALADGGKKFKIKKEESSSAGIRRIKAVLE